The Vescimonas coprocola genome includes a window with the following:
- the tsaD gene encoding tRNA (adenosine(37)-N6)-threonylcarbamoyltransferase complex transferase subunit TsaD, whose protein sequence is MNILAFESSCDETAVAVVRDGRTVLSDAILSQADMHALYGGVVPEIASRKHVEAIAGLTDQALSDAGLTKSDVDAVAVTYAPGLIGAVLVGVSFAKSVAYALDVPLIPVHHVRGHIAANYLAFPELEPPFLALAISGGNTLIVDVRDYTDMAILGATRDDAAGECFDKAARVLGLPYPGGKPMDALAQQSPGGKYTLPRVHVEGAELDMSFSGLKTAVVNLAHNAQQKGEPLDAAALARDFTQAVSDELVPRAMEAARRTGRRTIVAAGGVAANSIIRGDLERACRQAGCRLYLPPLRLCGDNGAMIGAQGYYEYLAGHTADLSLNAYATRDLDRG, encoded by the coding sequence ATGAACATTCTGGCCTTTGAATCCTCCTGCGACGAGACTGCCGTGGCAGTGGTGCGGGACGGACGCACGGTCCTCTCCGACGCCATCCTCTCTCAGGCGGATATGCACGCCCTCTACGGCGGCGTCGTGCCGGAGATCGCCTCCCGCAAGCACGTGGAGGCCATTGCCGGCCTGACGGATCAGGCGCTGTCCGATGCCGGGCTCACCAAGAGCGACGTGGACGCCGTGGCCGTCACCTATGCCCCCGGCCTCATCGGCGCCGTGCTGGTGGGGGTCAGCTTCGCCAAGTCCGTGGCCTATGCGCTGGACGTGCCGCTGATCCCGGTCCACCACGTCCGTGGCCACATTGCCGCCAACTATCTGGCCTTCCCGGAGCTGGAGCCACCCTTTCTGGCGCTGGCCATCTCCGGCGGCAACACCCTCATCGTAGATGTCCGGGACTATACGGACATGGCGATCTTAGGGGCCACACGGGACGACGCTGCCGGTGAGTGCTTCGACAAGGCGGCCCGTGTGCTGGGCCTGCCCTACCCCGGCGGCAAGCCCATGGATGCTCTGGCCCAGCAGTCCCCCGGCGGCAAGTATACCCTGCCTCGTGTCCATGTGGAGGGAGCGGAACTGGATATGAGTTTTTCGGGTCTGAAAACGGCGGTGGTGAATCTGGCCCACAATGCCCAGCAAAAGGGCGAGCCTCTGGATGCTGCGGCGCTGGCCCGTGACTTCACACAGGCCGTCAGCGACGAGCTGGTCCCCCGTGCCATGGAGGCCGCCCGCCGTACCGGACGGCGCACCATCGTGGCCGCCGGAGGCGTGGCCGCCAACTCCATCATCCGGGGCGATCTGGAGCGGGCCTGCCGTCAGGCGGGCTGCCGGCTGTACCTGCCGCCTCTGCGGCTGTGCGGCGATAACGGGGCTATGATCGGCGCACAGGGCTACTATGAGTATCTGGCGGGACATACGGCGGATCTCTCCCTGAACGCCTACGCCACACGGGATCTGGATCGTGGATAA
- the rimI gene encoding ribosomal protein S18-alanine N-acetyltransferase, producing the protein MNNIKIVPMNADHLESLERLERICFSRPWSRKMLAEELENQCAAFLVAEDAVTGDVLGYTGLLVAADEGYITNVAVFPEQRRRGIAGQLLQVFLNFAEANHLAFLTLEVRPSNTAAIALYQGFDFQEAGRRKNYYDLPKEDALILTRRFDEEAAQ; encoded by the coding sequence ATGAACAACATCAAGATCGTACCCATGAACGCCGACCATCTGGAGTCGCTGGAGCGACTGGAGCGCATCTGCTTCTCCCGCCCCTGGTCCCGGAAGATGCTGGCGGAGGAGCTGGAAAACCAGTGCGCTGCCTTTCTGGTGGCGGAGGACGCCGTCACCGGCGACGTGCTGGGCTATACCGGGCTGCTGGTGGCTGCCGACGAGGGCTATATCACCAACGTGGCGGTGTTCCCGGAACAGCGCCGCCGGGGCATCGCCGGGCAGCTGCTGCAGGTCTTTCTCAACTTCGCTGAGGCCAACCATCTGGCCTTTCTGACGTTGGAGGTACGCCCCTCCAACACCGCCGCCATCGCCCTGTATCAGGGCTTCGACTTTCAGGAGGCTGGCCGCCGCAAGAACTACTATGACCTCCCCAAGGAGGATGCCCTGATCCTCACCCGGCGTTTTGACGAGGAGGCGGCACAATGA